A genomic segment from Glycine soja cultivar W05 chromosome 18, ASM419377v2, whole genome shotgun sequence encodes:
- the LOC114395990 gene encoding uncharacterized protein LOC114395990 encodes METESLLPEPTYGGIKRYLRRRRYQRLDGGGGATATGGKKTKMIRSRRRSPHRQWRMKAIPKLTWMVRSPLKMMAKLKNAYTNFMLKSMTTDNIFGSKRIPKVDPQVSKGYKGDAFEARLIFEISKALVASHELYPVH; translated from the coding sequence ATGGAGACAGAATCACTATTGCCTGAGCCAACTTATGGTGGCATAAAGAGGTACTTGAGAAGGAGGCGCTACCAACGCCTCGACGGCGGCGGTGGTGCCACCGCCACCggtggaaagaaaacaaagatgaTTAGGTCAAGAAGAAGAAGCCCACATAGGCAATGGAGGATGAAGGCAATTCCAAAATTGACATGGATGGTTAGGTCTCCCTTGAAGATGATGGCAAAGCTCAAAAATGCTTACACGAACTTCATGTTGAAGTCCATGACCACGGACAACATATTTGGTAGCAAAAGGATTCCAAAGGTTGATCCTCAAGTGTCTAAAGGTTATAAGGGTGATGCGTTTGAGGCTAGGCTCATTTTTGAGATCTCCAAGGCCTTGGTTGCGTCTCATGAACTATATCCTGTGCACTAA